The nucleotide sequence TATTCCGACAGGATTATTGTACTTTGAATACCCGCCAATTTCACCAGGACTAATGATTAGGCTAAGTAGCGATGCTAGAAAGTCCACTTAGCCTAATTTTTCAAACAGGACTAAATAACTAAAAGGGCAAGGGTAAAAACAAATATTAATGACTAATGGGCGCTTTTCAAGAGCTATCTACTGACTAATGGCTAATGACTAATGACGACAACAACCTTTACTTACCAAATTGACGGACAAATTTTAGAAGCCTGTTCTTGTAATACTCCTTGTCCCTGTTGGATAGGAGAAGATCCAGACGGGGGTTATTGTGATAGTTTTGTGGCTTATCATGTGGAGCAAGGAACCATTCTCGGAATTGATGTTTCTGGTTTAACCTTGGTCAAAATTGTCTATATTCCCGGTAATGTATTAGCTGGCAACTGGCGAGCGGTTATTTATGTAGATGCCAAGGGAACTGCCCAGCAGCAAGACGCTTTGATTAAAGTTTTTACCGGTGAATTAGGCGGAGCATTAGCCGATTTAGCCTATTTAGTCAGTGAAACGTTAGATGTTCGTGTCGCGCCTATTGAATATCATATTAAAGAAGCTCAAGGCACCATTCGCATTGGAGAAATCTTAAAAGCCGAAATGGCTCCTTATCGTAGCGCCCAAGGCAAACCGACAAAATTAGTCGACAGTATTTTTAGCACAATTCCAGGTTCTCCCGCTTATGTTGCCAAAGCTTCCTATCATCAAGTTAACTTGCCGGAGTTTAATCTGGTTTGGAATTATAACGGACGCAACGCGATACAAGGGCAGTTTCATTTTGAGGCCTAAGCGATGAGAACACCGTCTTTATCCCTAAAATTTAACCTAGCAGTTTCCTTAATTTGGGGAGTGGTATTCATTGCCTGGGCTATCGCTTTGCTCACCAATATTTTTGCTCATATCCACTGGCTAGACTACAACAGTTTAATTGAGTCTAATCATTATTCGCTCGGGTTAAAACTATTTCTTTTTTTATTATCTTGGCAAGTAATGATAGTAGGGATGATGTTGCCTTCAAGCTTGCCTCTAGTGCAACTGTTCGCTTTAATGAGCCAAAAACAAAGCGAAAAGACTTTTTCTGTGGCACTCCTAGTTTTGTTATTAGGTTATTTGACCGTTTGGACAGGTTTTGCCCTAGCCGCTTTTTGGTCTGCCTTGGGATTAAATTTTTTATTCCTTGATTTTCCATTGCTGGAGGAATATCCTGAGATAATTTCTTCAGCAAGTTTATTTTTAGCGGGAATTTTTCAATTTAGCAAGCTTAAAGAGCGTTGTCTAAAAGTTTGTCGTCATCCGGTCAGCTTTTTACACCATCATTACCAGCAAGGACTGAAAGCCGCATGGCATTTAGGACTTAATCACGGTTTGTATTGTTTGGGGTGTTGTTGGGCACTGATGTTAGTGATGTTTGCCACAGGAGTCGGACATCTAGCTGTGATGCTCCTGCTAGGAGCAGTGATGGTGATTGAGAAAACATCACATTGGGGTCAAAAATTTGTCCCTATCGTTGGTGTTGGGTTCATTCTTTGGGCCATAGGAATAATTATTTATTATTCTGTTTAAAATTTAGATTGATGAGGTTAAAAAAAATGTTATTTGAACCAATAGAAAGAGAATTAATAGATGATGATAGTGGACTCCTCCATCGATTTAAGCTCAGACCAGAAATTCGGGATTGTTGGGAAATTAATTCACAAAAACATATAATATTTGGGCAAAAAAATTTAAACAATGATGTAAAATTTAAACACCGTCAATCGTTTTATTGTCGTTTTTTATTCAATAAAATTTTAGAAAAAATTAAAACATAAATGGCTATGAAGCTTTACTACGTGACTCTAAATACCACCGAAGAAGCCCGTCAAATCGGTCGTATACTAATAGAGAAAAAACTCGCTGTCTGTGTCAACTGGTTTCCTATTAGTTGCTCCTATCGTTGGCAAGGAGAAATTATCGAAGAGCCAGAAGTCGTGTTAATTATTAAAACCCGCTCAGGCTATCGTTCTCTCATTGAAAAAATTATTCAAAAAAACATATCTTACACCAATTTTATCGCAGAAATTTCTCCGAGTTATGTTAATCAGAGCTTCTTAGATTGGTTAAATTTAGAAGTGCCTCTTTTTCCCCATCAAGAAGTCAAAATTGATGCGTAAATTTTAAGAAATATGAAAAAAAATAAACAGAGATACCAGAAATACAAGCGGTTAAAATTTCCCCATTTACCCAACTGGTTGCTAGAAATAACGCTGATCTTTTGTTTATCGATTTTGGGCAGTTGTACTCATCCAGAAATAGGACAAACTTCTAATCATCCTAAGATTATCCGTCTGGATTATGCCTACTATAATCCAGTGAGTTTAGTCTTAAAAAATAAAGGTTGGCTAGAAGAAGATTTACAAAAATCTCAGGTCAAAATCGAATGGGTATTAAGTCAAGGAAGTAACAAAGCCTTGGAATTTCTTAATAGTCGTAGTGTAGACTTTGGTTCGACTGCCGGAGCGGCGGCTTTAATTGGCAAAGCTAACGGCAATCCCATTAAATCTATCTATGTCTATTCTAAACCCGAATGGACAGCCTTAGTCACCCAATCAAATTCTAAAATTCGCTCAGTTACCGACCTTAAAGGAAAACGAGTAGCCGCCACCAGAGGCACAGATCCTTATATTTTTTTACTAAGAGCTTTAAATGAATTTGGACTGAGTGAAAAAGACATCGAACTAATACAATTGCAACACGCAGATGGACGAGCGGCTTTAGAAAAAGGAGATGTAGATGCCTGGGCCGGGTTAGACCCCCAAATGGCAAAAACCGAACTAGAAAACGGTTCCCATCTATTTTTCCGCAAACCAGAATATAACAGTTATGGAGTATTAAACGTGCGCGAAGAATTTGCTAAACAATATCCTGACTCGGTAGAACAGGTATTAAAATCTTATGAAAAAGCACGACAATGGGCCAGAGAAAACCCACAAGAACTCAAACAAATATTAATTAAAGAATCCAACTTAAGCGATGCCGTAGCCGCCAAACAATTAGAAAGAACAGACCTTTCTAACCCTAATATTGGTCCGGCACAGAAAGAGGTCATTATCGCCGCAGGAGATGTATTAAAAAAAAGTGGTGTGATCGCTCCATCGGTTGATGTTGTTGCCACCGTTAATGAATTAATCGATCCTCAATTTGTTGAAAAAATCGCTAGTAAATAGGAGCAAGAGAGTGATTTTTTATGAGTAGCTTTCCCTCACTGCACAAGCCCAAATATCCTCTCTTATCAGTCCGTTGTTTAAAAGGTTTTTGGTTACCTTTGTTTCTCCTGTTTGGGTGGGAAATATTATCTCTAATTGGGTATTTTCCACCTAATTTACTTCCTGCACCTTCAAAAGTCATAGAGACAATTTGGACTTTAGCTTCTAGTGGAGAACTTTTTCATCACATTGGTATTACTTTGTATCGGGTTATTCTGGGTTTTATCATTGGTAGTGTAATGGGTACAATATTAGGGGCACTAACGGGTTATTCTGAACAAATTCATGATTTTCTTGATCCGTTATTACAATCTTTAAGAAATATTCCTTCTTTAGCTTGGGTTCCTTTATTTATTTTATGGATGGGAATTTATGAAACTTCAAAAGTCGCTTTAATTGCTGTGGGAGTTTTTTTTCCAGTTTATCTTAATCTGATGAGCGGCGTAAAAAGTGTAGAACGTAAGCTAGTAGAAGTGGGTAAAGTATATCGACTCAGTAACTTTCAACTGATTCGTCGGATTTTTTTCCCGGCTACTTTACCCGCCTATTTTGTCGGTTTACGCAGTGGTTTAGGATTAGGTTGGATGTTTGTTGTAGCGGCAGAAATTATGGGATCGAGTCAAGGTTTAGGATTTTTATTAGTGGATGGTCAAACTACAGGCCGTCCAACAATTATTTTAGCGAGTATCTTGCTGTTTGCGCTTTTAGGAAAGTTGACCGATGCTGCCCTAGCAACCCTTGGAAAACACTTACTCTATTGGCAAGACTCTTATCAATAAAAGGAGAATTCATGCTCAGACTCGAGAAGGTTAGCAAAAGATTTTCAAATGGATTTTTAGCGCTGGATAACATTAACTTAGAAGTTAACAAAGGAGAAATAATCAGCTTAGTAGGAACAAGCGGCTGTGGAAAAAGCACCTTACTGAGAATTATTGCCGGTTTAGAATATCCTACCCTAGGTCATGTTTTTATTGACGATGAACCCATTAAAAAACCTCATCCGAAAATCGGTATTATTTTTCAAGAACCGCGCTTAATGCCTTGGCTAACGGTGGAAAAAAATGTACAATTTGGACTAGAAACTTTACCCAAATCTCAACAAAAAAGTCTCACGGCTCTTATTCTGGCTAGAGTAGGTTTAAGGGAATTTTCCAAGGCTTTACCTCGTCAATTATCGGGCGGTATGGCCCAACGAGTTGCCATTGCTCGCGCCCTCATCACACAACCTTCTATATTACTTTTAGATGAACCTTTTAGCGCCTTAGATGCCTTTATTCGAAAATCCCTTCAAGACCATCTGTTAGAAATTTGGCAATACGATAAACCCACGATGATTCTAGTTACCCATGATATCGAAGAAGCCTTATTATTAAGTGATCGCATCATGATTTTTCGCGGCAACCCTGGACATATCCATCAAGAAATTAGCATCAATATACCCCGTCCTCGCCATAGCACCGAATTAGCCATAACCCAAAGCAAAGAACAAATATTAAAAGCCCTTGACTTATCTAATCAAAAAAAACTAGAATATACTCAAATACTCAATTAAAACCCCTAAAAAAATATCCCTATTCATCTGTGTTTATCGGCGGAAAAATATCCCAAAAAAATGCAATTACTCAACCCAAAAACCACCAACGATCACCTTAACCTAGCCGCCTCACTTTCCCAAGAATTTGCGGCTACCGCTATTGAAAGAGACGAAAGAGGAGGAACCCCAAAACCTGAACGA is from Gloeothece verrucosa PCC 7822 and encodes:
- a CDS encoding DUF1326 domain-containing protein, producing the protein MTTTTFTYQIDGQILEACSCNTPCPCWIGEDPDGGYCDSFVAYHVEQGTILGIDVSGLTLVKIVYIPGNVLAGNWRAVIYVDAKGTAQQQDALIKVFTGELGGALADLAYLVSETLDVRVAPIEYHIKEAQGTIRIGEILKAEMAPYRSAQGKPTKLVDSIFSTIPGSPAYVAKASYHQVNLPEFNLVWNYNGRNAIQGQFHFEA
- a CDS encoding DUF2182 domain-containing protein; the encoded protein is MRTPSLSLKFNLAVSLIWGVVFIAWAIALLTNIFAHIHWLDYNSLIESNHYSLGLKLFLFLLSWQVMIVGMMLPSSLPLVQLFALMSQKQSEKTFSVALLVLLLGYLTVWTGFALAAFWSALGLNFLFLDFPLLEEYPEIISSASLFLAGIFQFSKLKERCLKVCRHPVSFLHHHYQQGLKAAWHLGLNHGLYCLGCCWALMLVMFATGVGHLAVMLLLGAVMVIEKTSHWGQKFVPIVGVGFILWAIGIIIYYSV
- the cutA gene encoding divalent-cation tolerance protein CutA; protein product: MKLYYVTLNTTEEARQIGRILIEKKLAVCVNWFPISCSYRWQGEIIEEPEVVLIIKTRSGYRSLIEKIIQKNISYTNFIAEISPSYVNQSFLDWLNLEVPLFPHQEVKIDA
- a CDS encoding aliphatic sulfonate ABC transporter substrate-binding protein, with the protein product MKKNKQRYQKYKRLKFPHLPNWLLEITLIFCLSILGSCTHPEIGQTSNHPKIIRLDYAYYNPVSLVLKNKGWLEEDLQKSQVKIEWVLSQGSNKALEFLNSRSVDFGSTAGAAALIGKANGNPIKSIYVYSKPEWTALVTQSNSKIRSVTDLKGKRVAATRGTDPYIFLLRALNEFGLSEKDIELIQLQHADGRAALEKGDVDAWAGLDPQMAKTELENGSHLFFRKPEYNSYGVLNVREEFAKQYPDSVEQVLKSYEKARQWARENPQELKQILIKESNLSDAVAAKQLERTDLSNPNIGPAQKEVIIAAGDVLKKSGVIAPSVDVVATVNELIDPQFVEKIASK
- a CDS encoding ABC transporter permease; its protein translation is MSSFPSLHKPKYPLLSVRCLKGFWLPLFLLFGWEILSLIGYFPPNLLPAPSKVIETIWTLASSGELFHHIGITLYRVILGFIIGSVMGTILGALTGYSEQIHDFLDPLLQSLRNIPSLAWVPLFILWMGIYETSKVALIAVGVFFPVYLNLMSGVKSVERKLVEVGKVYRLSNFQLIRRIFFPATLPAYFVGLRSGLGLGWMFVVAAEIMGSSQGLGFLLVDGQTTGRPTIILASILLFALLGKLTDAALATLGKHLLYWQDSYQ
- a CDS encoding ABC transporter ATP-binding protein, with protein sequence MLRLEKVSKRFSNGFLALDNINLEVNKGEIISLVGTSGCGKSTLLRIIAGLEYPTLGHVFIDDEPIKKPHPKIGIIFQEPRLMPWLTVEKNVQFGLETLPKSQQKSLTALILARVGLREFSKALPRQLSGGMAQRVAIARALITQPSILLLDEPFSALDAFIRKSLQDHLLEIWQYDKPTMILVTHDIEEALLLSDRIMIFRGNPGHIHQEISINIPRPRHSTELAITQSKEQILKALDLSNQKKLEYTQILN